GGATACGACCCCTCCGGTTCCTACCCGCTGGTGGTTTTTATCGCAGACTCCTCCTGCGCCGGCAAGGACCCGTCGGCTTCTCTCACCCAGGGCCGCGGCGGACTTGTGTGGGCGGCAAAGGAATGGCAGGCGGTACACCCGTCCATAGTTGCCGTTCCCGCCTATCCGGTGACCATCCTTGACGACCATGACGGCTATACGACGACGGAATACGTGGAGCTGACCAAACGCTTTATCGACTACGTGTCCGGCAAATACGCGGTGGACAAAAAACGCATCTACGGCACCGGCCAGTCCATGGGCTGTATGACCACCCTGATACTTGCCTCGGAATACCCCGACCTTTACGCGGCCTGTATGTTCGTGGACGGACAGTGGGATACGGAGGCGTTGAGGGGGCTGGAAAAGCAGACTTTCGTCTGTTTCGCCGCCGAGGACGACGAAAGAGCCTGGCAGGGAGCCCGGGAGCTGATGAAGCAGTTTGACGGAGACGGCGTATCCTACGCTTACGGACAGTGGGATGGAAATCTCCGTCCGGAGGGACTGACGGATGAGACCGGGAAGCTCTTCGGAGACAAAAACAAGCGGTATTTCATCTCCTGGAAAGCGGGGACCGTGGAGCCGAAAGCCATGCCCTCAAGACAGGAC
This Abditibacteriota bacterium DNA region includes the following protein-coding sequences:
- a CDS encoding esterase, producing the protein MLKNLLLMLLLPAVCLAAGCGGGTPKNTQAAAGRKTPAKTVPADMAADREALIAAYPGLFTQETYTDGQTGLSIAWNLFLPEGYDPSGSYPLVVFIADSSCAGKDPSASLTQGRGGLVWAAKEWQAVHPSIVAVPAYPVTILDDHDGYTTTEYVELTKRFIDYVSGKYAVDKKRIYGTGQSMGCMTTLILASEYPDLYAACMFVDGQWDTEALRGLEKQTFVCFAAEDDERAWQGARELMKQFDGDGVSYAYGQWDGNLRPEGLTDETGKLFGDKNKRYFISWKAGTVEPKAMPSRQDSADGVPAPGPGGDRKPGDEGMKSGSYHMASFDYAYNCVAVMEWLFAQSK